CTTCAGTTGCAGATCGAGGGATGTTTACACCTTGCGTTACCACAGTTTCTGCTCTCGGATCCTGAACACTTGCTCTAGGAGCTGGGAATCCCCCATTGCCCACACCAAGAGGAGCCCGTGGTGTCTCAGACCGCTGCTGCTGCTGCATCTGCAGGAATCCCTCCCCAACGTTAACATCATTGTAGAGATCATCATATTCATCATCCTCATTGATCATCTCGTCCTCTGCAAGTGCAGGTATTGCTCCACCTCTATGATACTGCATCTTTTGACTCCCTCCGTATTCTTCATCTCCAAAGTCTAATTGCTCATCACCCCCTGGATCCATCAAATCTAACCTGAAACCCACTATTTAACTCCTCCTaactgggaaaaaaaaaagtccacgGATTACTATTTTCCTGTACTGAAATTACTGCAGTAGATGGAATTGGAGGAACACATTTATTTGAGGCATATGACAAGTGTTGAGAAAGCACAGCTATAGAATTAATAAATTCACATATCTAAAATACGCAGAGCATCTCAGAACTAAAGTCTTACATTAATAACTAACATAAATGAACACTAGACATATGCGTGCATATCTTCAATTCAACACAATACCCAAAAGACGAGCAATGATTTGCCAAGTCCGCATCGTTGCAGCAATGATACAAGAGATCCAACACCCACAAAATCAAAATTGTAAGAACAAAGTTGTAGATCTCCTCCACAAGCCATCTAAGCAAAGCATCTACAACTACGGTTAAACCTTACTCCTATGTAAGTATTTGAGAACTGTGTACTAAAGTCAGTCACCCCAAaaccgggggggggggggggggggaattggCCCTTAGATCATGAGTATCACCAACTAGGATAACATCttcttacctttttttttttaggacaAACTACAATAACATCTAATATTAATCCTATATAATAAGAGCAGTAGTAATACTTCTGATATGCAACCAAAAGGATCACAAACCCACATCCTAAAATCAACccgaaaaaaaaacaaaaacaaaaatcgcAAAGACCCACTTGATTATCACCAACAAGTGATAAcaaacaacttaaaccaaaattttccaaaatatgTTCACGTGCTAGGCAAAGCAAACGGAGGAAAGTCAAAGCAAAAAATATGTAGGGAGTGATTAAAATATTTTAGATGAGAaggaaaaatgaacaaattagGATGATTAACTAATAGAGAAGCTCATGGATGATTTAAGTAGCATGATAGTTACCTAATCAAAAGACCCAAAAAGTTAGAAGAAGAAAGGAGTAAAAGGGCAAAGCATTCAGCAGTCACTAGTAAGCACGAATTACAAGAATGACGACGACgacgatgatgatgatgatgatgatgatgatgggaTTTGCTTAAACTCGAGACAGATGGGAATTTGGGGTAAAAGGATTTTCTTactgtttcttttttttgtcttaGCTACCAACCCTCACTCAGTCATGTATGGTGCAGGTAGCCATcccttttcctctctctctctctctctctgtatcTGCCTGTGGCTTCCCTCCCCTTTGATACGGAGTCCTCGACCAATTACTGCTAGTACACATATGGTCCCATACTGTATAGTAGTATTCCAATTTAAAAGCTAGGCCTAATAGTGTggtatgaaatttttttttttttcaagaagagaagaaaacttCTCATAATTATGGAAATTCCACTGGGGTTCTGTAAATTGCATTGGACCCCCCTCAAGTGAATATACTACTGTTTTAACTTTCCTTGGCCAGAAACTCCTACGCTACAACTGCTACTCCTTAGTCCTTccccatttttatttctttcttcgAATATTTATGCTACGTTTAAAAGTTGTGTATGTTATGTTATGTGCAGTAATTTATAGTCCTTAAGACCTATCCCAGTAATAACAAAAGTCGTTAAAAGTCAAGAATTTAGTAGaactactctttttttttttagtagaaCTACTCACTACCACGATATTCGGACCAATTCGTCAGTCTGTTTGGTTTTATCAAAATGTTCTACTTGTAGCATAAAAACAGTAACCGCACAATTTGGGAGGGAAAAAagaattgattttttttccctttttggttatttattcACAAAAATACGAGGAAATGAAGAATTTGGAAATATACTCCATTAGAAAACTTAAAAGAGCCAATCAAAACCCTATATGTCAACTGTCCTCCTGCTATGCTATCATAAGGAAATTTTTTGAGTTGATTTCAAAGtctttttgtagaaaaatactaaggctttgtttgaattgcatttttctgaattttttgtagaaaaattactgtaacattttgatatatgtgagaccAAAAGATGATTTAAAAATATATccataaaaaatataacaattttcaaaaaaaaaattgcaatccagaCACACCCTAAGTGTTAATTACAAATACTTAATAGTTAGTATGggaattataaaaaaaaaaaattcaatataaaACTTGTCGTAAATAGGGGTGCAGAGAATTCGAGTAGCTTGAATCGAGCTCGCGAGTAGCTTGGTTAGCTACTCGAATCGAGCTCGAGCAAATTCGAGCTCGAGGCGATTTCGAGCTACTTGCTACAGTaaaacgagtcgagttcgagtaaTTAATGGCAAGAAATTTTAACTCGTCGAGTAGCTCGAGCTTGGTGGCctatttgtatattttatatATCAATTTACTCTTTTAGGTTTGTTAGTTGGAATATTTACGGGCTTAACCAGTTATGTTGTAATAATAATGAAGGGTGAATAAGTAATTTTGGCTCGTAAACTAAAAACGATGAAATGCATTGCAAACTCTGTCCTTCATTCGCCTTCTTCGTTCCTCTTCAGTCTTCAGAGTTCAGCTTACCTCTCAAATCCCAATCTCAGTCTTTGGCTCATCTTTTCAAATCTCAATTGTCACAACTCAAAAAAATTGGGggctgctgctgctgcaatACTTGTAATGGTTTCTGAGCTCTTGAGTCTTGACTTAGAGGAAGCTCTTGAGTCTTGCGCGCTGCTGGCGCACGCCGTGGAGGAGAGGGCGTCGCGCGCTGGTGGATGACTGCGCACCGTGCGCAGCTGTTGCTGGACTGCTGCGGCTGAGTTGCTGCTCGATCTGCCTGGAGGTGAACTGGAGCGCAAGGGGTAGGCTGCTCGCAAGGGGGCGACTGCGGTTGAGTCGCGCAGGGGTTGCGTGAGAAGGAGCTGCTGGTGGCGAGGCGCGGCTGGGCAACAGGCGCGATGGGCGGCAGTGTGGCGTGCTGCGATCTGGCGGGGTGCAAAGTGGCGGCGGCggacaaggagaaaagaaggaagaagaaggagaaaaagaaagaaaaggaagaagaaagaaagaaagaagaagaaaaagagagaaagaggggAAGTAGGGCTGATGTTGCTGTTGTTGCTTCGATCGGATGCATGTCAAGTTCGAGTACTCGACTCGAGATCGAGCTCGATATGCATTCAAGCTCGATCGAGTCGAGTACGATCTTACTCGTGCTTGTCTCGAGTCAATCTCGATCTTCAttgctcgagctcgagctcgattcCTGGTGAATGttgtcgagttcgagctcgagtaggctactactcgagctcgactcggctcgatttcACCCCTAGTCGTAAAGCATCATGTTGCGCGGGCTTTAATTAACTTTAGCTCTCCCTCACGAACGTAGCGAACAAAAGCAAACTAAGGGTTTGCCGTAACACCGCCTGTCAGGTTTATTCTTGAACTCCCACCATAATGATAATCCTGCTGTTTAATACCTTCACAATGTACGAATCCAAAATCACTACTACTTCTACAGGACACAGAGATATTTTGCTCAGGCCTTGTAGTACAGTAGTATTAAAATGTCATCAGTGATTAAAGTGTACAAGGTTACGGAAAACTTTTAAAATCTCAACCCTGAATTTACAAGTATGGAAGACAATTTCAAACCAAAATTCTAATACAACCGGTGACCCTATAGAGTGAGTTCTAAACAAttgaaatgaatttaaaaaaaaaaaaaaaaaaaacctacaccAAAACATATGAATTATTGTCCTTCTAAAACAAGATGATATACTTCCTATAGAACTCAGCTAACCAGCACTCTCAGAGTAGAATCCACCTCAGTTATTGGTGTCCGAACAATTCAGGAACCAGTCCAATGCATAATTGCCAGCTTAGGCCCACCAATAACAGACAACCAGTGCTTTCTACTGGCTCCCAGAAACTGTTTGAAAGAATACAAGAACCTCGTACTTTTGTTACAATTCTGACCGAAAGTCTATTGTACACTGCCTCCGGCAACCGGATCAGTCAAGCACACGTCAAAAGGCACTTTGACTTGTGAATTTCCAGAGGGAAAACCCAGAAATACGCAAGGTTCAAATTTCAAAAAGCCTTTTGCTTGAAATACCTGGACCAGGAAATGCCATCAACATAATTGGACCCATGGTGTTCATATCAATACATCCCCTTGAAAACAGGATTCGTTCTGCATATGCTTGCCCCACACTCTTCATACTCAGCCTTTGTATGACAAGCCTGTGGCAGAAGTACATTGGTTGATATCGAAATAGTTAAACAAGATTCGGACTATATAATAGgtaaggaaaaagaaacgaGGCAGGAGTGACCAACTCTAAAAATCTTGAAATAGGCAAGAAAGATAATCCTAATACATGTAATTTCCGTATGGACTGCATCCATATATGCTTAAACTTATAATTGCCTCCCCATTCCCTCTTTCCGGCACCCCAGAACTTTCATTTTATCTCTCTCTCCCCCTATAAACTAATATTGCCTCCCACCACACACTGACACCATTGCACAACAAGGAGAAGATAGAAAATTTAATGGGTTATGAATGAGGCTCAAAGTCTACGCATAGGAAGCCATGGTTCACAAagggcaaccaaaaaaaaaattgtataaatCTGAAATTGAACCTTCATTTTAAAGTTTTTGGCATCGTGAATCTTCtaatttgattttcttgaatATACTATATGTGAATTTAAAGCGCCTTTTTGGTAGTTTAAGTACATTTGATAATCAAATTAATGACTTCCAATAGTAGCAAATGTGGGGCTTCTTATGTACCAAACAGGTTTCAGTTTTCCGTTTTAAGTTAAGAAGATGGGGTCACAGCTTCGGAAGTTGTAAACCTTAGTCCTCAGAGGCTATATAGATCCTAAGCAGCTTAATACTTGTATAAAACTGACACCAGGACAACAGGACATCCAGAACAAATACATACTGCAAAAAATTCAGGGGTAGAGGCAAGTACAGAGCCTCCAAACCAGACGGCATATCTCTGGATTGGATGGCTGACAACATTGACTTCCACTGGTTGTGCCTGATAGGAAAAAGTGAATAAAGTCAAGCTTCCGAAACAAATGAAAAGGAGGAAATATGTACAGAAGCGCAATGAGAACACAAAGCATGACTGCTCACTCTGACTTCTCCACCTAGGCGAGCATCTGATGAGAGCAGACGAGCATCAACAATTTTCTTTAGATCTCGTTGCAACCTTCGATTGAAGTCCTTGAACATGGTTGATCCTCCAGACAAAACAATGTTCTGACATGCAAAAATTTACAAATGCATATGATTAGCAAAGTTCATAGGGGCATGAAATGAACTAAGAGGAAAACATTTGCACCATAAAGCAGCATCAAAACATCAACCAGGTTCTTGAACTCCACAATTATCTCAAACAAGTCACGGTATTTCGATCCGTCTCGTTATCTTCACGTGCAATAAAAATCTATCACCTGGTTTAGCCAAAGTATGTtataaattcttttttttgctCCCATCTCTAATTTAATATCAATAGTGAACAAAGGCTAGACAACTCAGAGACAGGCTGGATAAAACTTGCTCaaacaattccaattcaaaatGTAAGAAATATAGGTCAAAGCAAAACAGAATATCAATCTCAATATGGTCGGGGATCTGAACAGTTGCAAGCAACATGCTTCACATTTTCAACAACCCACAACATGAGTCCTATCAATTCCAGGAAGGTGTGAAACAGTGGTGTACATTCCCGGAAGGTGTCAAAAAGTGGAAACCACTTGATATTAGACATTAGCACTCAAACTGCTTATTGTGTGCCAGACACAGGTAATCTTCCAACCTATTAAAACATCAACCAGGAAAGAAGTTTTTTCATGGGCATGTAGTTCATTTTACCTTGTACAAAGCCCTCCTTGTGTCTATTGGAGCAGACTGGATACATTTGTCAATGACATCCGGCAAAGGGGTTGTAAAATCACTGCTGTAAATCTCAGGGTTAAAGAAGACCTGCGTAAGAAAACAAATCAGTCATAAGCAACGTTTTCAGTCAACCTTATCACAAATGGCTTGTCCTAATTCAACCATTGGCATGACTCATCATGATGGTTTGCTTCTTTGAGATGTTTAATTGTGTGTAAAATCTTACAACAAAAATGCATCTGGAAGTTCAGGACAAGGTAACCTCAAAGAGTGTAAAAAGCAGCTAGAAAACTTTTGCATATGAACTAGCAAGTGTAAAACAATAACAATGGGATGGTGCAGGAAATATCCCATATTTATTCATTTAAGTGATAAAGGGACAATTCGGTGACTGCTTTTTATACATACAGGAATCCTCCCTGAGACCAGGGAAAGCATATTTCCAGCATGCAACTTACATTTTCTGTTAATGGAGGAACTTATAGGACATAGAAATGCAGTATGATGCATAAACATGGCCAAACAGCATATCAATTTGATCATTTTGCATGTTACAACATCATGCTAATACTTCGAATAATCAAGAAATCGATGCCAGGACAAAGCAAACCTCAGGGCCAAGAAATCTTTCATAACCAATGTCGCATGAGTAAGGTGCCCCAGTCTTTGGTTTGATACCTCTCCACTGTTTGATGTACTTTGCTGGCTCCTTGTCATGTTTATTATACTCCTGAAGCCATTAAAAGATGAATACTATCAAATCCAATTCCCAAGGATGTGTATAATTGGTAATAACCTAAAAAGGGTTTCAAGTTGACCTGTTTAAACTAGCTCAGTGCACGGATCCTACCTTGACAATATCTGAACAAGTATAACAATATGCTTCCTTCACTTTTCGCGCTACTTCAAAGGAATCCTCTGGAGGAACATGCTCTCCTCTTTCCTACACATGGCACATAAGAACCAGAAACTTGAACTATTGGATGAATCCTTGGTCGCATATCTTACATTACATACATTATGTCATGTGTGCTCTGTAGAAATTAGCCACAAAGCACTACAGAGTTCACAAAGTTAGAACAGCAAACAAGTGACAAGGGTCAATTGAGGAAGTAAGAGACTAACATACGTCTAACAGATGAAAAATCTATATCCTGATGAGAAAACACACATAGCAGGACAATCAATGGCAACATACCCGCATGAGCTGTTGAATGAAGAGAGTGACATCTCTCCCTGAGACAGGAATTGACTTAATGCTGCTCCCAATCACATAACCCTCAGCAACAGGAACAACATGAGTAGCCCCATCGCCAACATCCACTACAACACCAGTCATCTCACACTAAAGGAAGCTTAGAATCGTAGATGATAAGAGGATTGGTACGAGATATACATGGTTATACGCAAACATATGCTTATATAGGGCATATCATGGATGTTTCTTAAATATGAAAACCAGAATACATCAAATTTTCAGAGTAGTTTATCTAAACACCTTGCGGAATGCTTCCAAAATTTGAACTCAACAAATATACCCAGCTCAAGCTCACCATGCAATACAACAAGCTACAGATTTTgaactaaaagaaaagaaataaaaaactgATGGTAAAAATGTGCACATGTGAAGTAAGTGGCCATGTAACTCAGACAGTATAATAGCTCTATTACTTTCTCAAAAACAGCAGCTTAAAAGAACCTTCAAATGGCAAAAGGCAAAAAGATATGTTTAAAAGCGTGATACCTTTCCACCGTTTCCAAGATAGATGAAAAATTAGGATACTTGACCCAAGATATTAGactcaatccatgactaaatgTACAAGGCATAAGCAAGTAGCTGCTGTTCTTTGACAAAATCTTGTACATGTAACTAATGAGTGATGCTGGGATGGCGAAAGCCTTGTTTGGAATTTGAGTAAACAAGTACAAAGCAAAAAGAAACAGCCGTCAGCTAAATACAATTTATGAGGCCCAAATATTGTCAGTCATACACACAAGGAACTGACGTATTCAGTCAAGCTACAAATGATATTTTTGCAAGTCTTTAGCCAAGCTCAAGCTAATCTTCAAAGTTAAAGATTTTAACATCTGACAAAGAACAAATTCCTCCAAGTGCATTAAAATTTCATTATTTCCAATCCAAATAACACTTTGAGATTATGACGCCATATTCATATGTAATTCAATTAAAAGTGTTACCCGAATCACATAATTTATGCTTCAGTAAAAGCATAGCAGTTATCCATTTTCCAAAATGCCCCAAAGATGCCATTGAGTATCAAGATTTTGCAACACTTCAAAAGAGACCTTATTTCTCAAATATGCGTCAAAGTCATAGCTTTCACAAATCTAAGATTGTTCACAAGCAAACATATGATCACAAGCGGTAAATAGGAACTATCATTCTCCTTCGTTTATTCTTTGATGAACCACAAGTCACCCTTATTTATCTCAATGAGAACAAGTATACTCTCCTCAAGAATTGCAACACTTAAAAACTCAATAAGATTGAAAACCAACCTTGGATGTGGTGTACCCTGCAGCTAAAGCCAGCACCGGCTGCACCGCAATGTAAAGCCCCGGAACGTTGAACGTTTCAAACATAATCTCACCAGTATATTCCCGGCTCTCAGGCGCAGTCAATGGACTTTCAGTCAACAAAAAGTAATGATCTTCAGGATCGCATCTTAGGTAATTGAATATACACTGTTGCCAAAACCTTTCCATTGCATCCCAATTATCAACTTGGCCGCGCTTAATTGGATAACTAAGGTTATAAGTAGTATTAGATTTAGATCTAGATAGCGCTTCTTCCCCTATACAAAAATCCAGATCCGCCATCACCCCAGCGCTATACTGGGCTAACCAATTATTGCTCTTTGTGGAAGCCGCCCGAGACTGGTTCACAAACGAATC
This portion of the Coffea eugenioides isolate CCC68of chromosome 11, Ceug_1.0, whole genome shotgun sequence genome encodes:
- the LOC113753306 gene encoding actin-related protein 3, producing MDPATSRPAVVIDNGTGYTKMGFAGNVEPCFIVPTVVAVNDSFVNQSRAASTKSNNWLAQYSAGVMADLDFCIGEEALSRSKSNTTYNLSYPIKRGQVDNWDAMERFWQQCIFNYLRCDPEDHYFLLTESPLTAPESREYTGEIMFETFNVPGLYIAVQPVLALAAGYTTSKCEMTGVVVDVGDGATHVVPVAEGYVIGSSIKSIPVSGRDVTLFIQQLMRERGEHVPPEDSFEVARKVKEAYCYTCSDIVKEYNKHDKEPAKYIKQWRGIKPKTGAPYSCDIGYERFLGPEVFFNPEIYSSDFTTPLPDVIDKCIQSAPIDTRRALYKNIVLSGGSTMFKDFNRRLQRDLKKIVDARLLSSDARLGGEVRAQPVEVNVVSHPIQRYAVWFGGSVLASTPEFFAACHTKAEYEECGASICRTNPVFKGMY